From Schizosaccharomyces pombe strain 972h- genome assembly, chromosome: II, the proteins below share one genomic window:
- the dnm1 gene encoding mitochondrial dynamin family scission GTPase Dnm1, with product MEQLIPLVNQLQDLVYNTIGSDFLDLPSIVVVGSQSCGKSSVLENIVGKDFLPRGTGIVTRRPLILQLINLKRKTKNNHDEESTSDNNSEETSAAGETGSLEGIEEDSDEIEDYAEFLHIPDTKFTDMNKVRAEIENETLRVAGANKGINKLPINLKIYSTRVLNLTLIDLPGLTKIPVGDQPTDIEAQTRSLIMEYISRPNSIILAVSPANFDIVNSEGLKLARSVDPKGKRTIGVLTKLDLMDQGTNAMDILSGRVYPLKLGFVATVNRSQSDIVSHKSMRDALQSERSFFEHHPAYRTIKDRCGTPYLAKTLSNLLVSHIRERLPDIKARLSTLISQTQQQLNNYGDFKLSDQSQRGIILLQAMNRFANTFIASIDGNSSNIPTKELSGGARLYSIFNNVFTTALNSIDPLQNLSTVDIRTAILNSTGSRATLFLSEMAFDILVKPQLNLLAAPCHQCVELVYEELMKICHYSGDSDISHFPKLQTALVETVSDLLRENLTPTYSFVESLIAIQSAYINTNHPDFLGVQGAMAVVLSRKEQNRLMLSQENDEPISSALDTVKPDGIELYSSDPDTSVKSITNKATNEITTLKSDDSAKMQPLDVLASKRYNNAFSTETAERKTFLSYVFGANNATRKAMSIDKSSSYPLNDSLSGGDTNHKNNHPLKMTDLSNEVETMALEDMSEREEVEVDLIKELITSYFNLTRKIIIDQVPKVIMHLLVNASKDAIQNRLVSKLYREDFFDTLLIEDENVKSEREKCERLLSVYNQANKIISTVF from the coding sequence TTGGTAAAGATTTTTTACCTCGTGGTACCGGAATTGTCACTAGAAGACCCTTGATACTACAACTCATCAACTTGAAGCGCAAGACCAAAAATAACCATGATGAGGAAAGTACTTCTGACAACAATTCAGAAGAAACAAGTGCTGCTGGGGAAACAGGCAGTCTTGAAGgaattgaagaagattctgatgaaattgaagattATGCTGAATTTTTGCATATCCCCGATACCAAATTTACCGACATGAACAAAGTTCGCGCAGAGATTGAGAATGAGACTCTACGGGTTGCTGGTGCAAACAAAGGAATTAACAAATTGCCAATcaatctaaaaatttattctaCTCGCGTTTTGAACTTAACTTTAATTGATTTGCCTGGGCTTACAAAAATTCCCGTTGGAGATCAGCCTACTGATATTGAGGCTCAAACACGCTCTCTTATTATGGAATACATCAGCCGTCCCAATTCCATTATACTTGCTGTATCTCCTGCCAACTTTGACATTGTCAACAGTGAGGGCCTAAAACTAGCGAGGTCTGTTGATCCCAAGGGTAAGCGCACTATTGGTGTTCTTACCAAGCTTGACCTTATGGATCAAGGTACCAATGCAATGGACATATTAAGCGGTCGCGTTTATCCCCTTAAGCTGGGTTTCGTAGCAACTGTTAACCGTTCCCAGTCTGATATTGTATCTCACAAATCCATGAGAGATGCTTTGCAATCTGAGcgctctttttttgaacatcATCCGGCATATCGTACCATTAAAGATCGTTGTGGAACACCCTATCTTGCCAAGACATTGAGTAATCTATTGGTATCACATATCCGTGAGCGCCTTCCCGATATCAAAGCCCGCCTTAGCACTCTAATATCTCAAACTCAACAACAACTAAACAATTACGGTGACTTTAAACTTTCTGATCAGAGTCAACGtggaattattttattgcaGGCGATGAATCGCTTTGCCAACACGTTCATTGCTAGTATAGATGgaaattcttcaaatattCCCACAAAAGAACTTTCAGGTGGTGCTCGTCTTTACtccattttcaataatgtATTTACTACTGCATTGAATTCAATCGATCCTTTACAAAACTTATCGACAGTCGACATACGTACAGCTATATTGAATAGCACAGGCTCTAGGGCTACCTTGTTCCTTTCGGAAATGGCTTTCGATATATTGGTGAAGCCGCAATTAAACCTTTTAGCGGCACCCTGTCATCAATGTGTCGAGCTTGTTTACGAagaattaatgaaaatatgtCATTATTCTGGTGACTCAGACATATCGCATTTTCCCAAGTTGCAAACTGCTCTCGTAGAAACCGTTAGCGATTTACTACGAGAAAATTTAACTCCTACTTATTCTTTTGTAGAAAGCTTGATTGCTATTCAAAGTGCATATATTAATACGAATCATCCGGATTTCTTAGGGGTGCAGGGTGCAATGGCTGTAGTATTGTCAAGAAAAGAACAGAATCGCTTAATGCTTTCCcaagaaaatgatgaacCCATTTCTTCTGCTTTGGACACTGTGAAGCCTGACGGAATTGAGTTGTATTCTTCGGATCCCGACACTTCTGTTAAGAGTATTACCAATAAAGCGACGAACGAGATTACAACTTTGAAGAGCGATGATTCAGCAAAAATGCAGCCTTTGGATGTTTTGGCTTCTAAACGGTATAATAATGCCTTTAGCACTGAAACTGCggaaagaaaaacatttcTTAGCTATGTCTTTGGTGCCAATAATGCGACTAGGAAAGCAATGAGCATTGATAAGTCTTCTAGCTATCCTTTAAATGATTCTCTTTCTGGAGGAGATACAAATCACAAAAACAACCATCCTTTAAAGATGACAGATTTATCAAATGAAGTTGAAACAATGGCGTTGGAGGACATGAGTGAAAGGGAAGAAGTTGAAGTTGATCTTATTAAAGAGCTAATTACTTCTTATTTCAACTTAACTAGGAAGATTATAATTGATCAGGTACCAAAGGTAATTATGCATTTGCTCGTGAACGCCTCTAAAGATGCCATTCAAAATCGTTTGGTTAGTAAATTATACCGAGAGGATTTCTTTGACACCCTCCTTATTGAAGATGAGAACGTCAAAAgtgaaagagaaaaatgtGAGCGTCTTTTATCTGTTTACAACcaagcaaacaaaattatttcaacggttttttaa
- the izh2 gene encoding hemolysin-III family protein: protein MSESEQLLEKQQDHKWDAATHADKGITIKTGKIAVSSSDIPLRNRKGLLTWDQLEPWQQDNQYIISGYRPPSFSFYLCVKSIFHVHNESVNIWTHLFGAIVFLFFIFKSELILKRDTTTAEDVYVITVFLFSAFTMLGCSTFYHTISNHSDDVSKFGNKLDYLGIVVMIVGSFIPCLHYAFACHANFRTLYIGTIIGIGVIVASTCLLDRFRQPEWRPYRALIFVLMGLFGIFPVIHALKIFSFSEILVRMGLVWLLLQGLFYIVGAVIYALRIPEKWSPGKYDVFGSSHQWFHVCVIIAAFCHFHGVCIAYDYFHERRGCGEM from the coding sequence ATGTCAGAATCAGAGCAGTTATTAGAAAAGCAGCAAGATCACAAGTGGGATGCTGCAACTCATGCGGATAAGGGAATTACTATAAAAACAGGAAAGATAGCCGTCTCTAGCTCTGATATACCACTTAGAAACCGAAAAGGATTACTTACTTGGGATCAATTGGAACCTTGGCAGCAGGACAATCAATATATCATATCCGGATATCGACctccttcattttcattttatttatgcGTTAAATCTATTTTCCATGTTCATAATGAGAGCGTTAATATATGGACTCATCTTTTTGGTGCGatagtttttttgttttttattttcaagtccgaattgattttaaagaGAGATACTACAACTGCTGAAGATGTTTATGTTATAACggtatttttatttagtgCATTCACTATGCTTGGATGCTCAACGTTTTACCATACCATTTCGAATCATTCGGATGATGTTTCAAAGTTTGGAAACAAACTCGATTATTTGGGCATCGTCGTCATGATTGTCGGCTCTTTTATTCCTTGTTTACATTACGCTTTTGCTTGCCATGCAAATTTTCGCACATTGTACATAGGTACTATTATTGGCATTGGCGTTATTGTAGCGTCCACTTGTCTTCTTGATCGATTTCGACAACCAGAATGGAGACCATATCGAGCTTTGATATTTGTTCTCATGGGTCTTTTTGGAATATTTCCAGTAATACAtgcattaaaaatttttagcttTTCCGAAATTTTGGTGCGAATGGGCCTTGTCTGGCTTTTACTACAAGGTCTTTTCTATATAGTTGGAGCTGTCATATACGCCTTAAGGATTCCAGAAAAATGGAGTCCAGGAAAATATGATGTTTTTGGTAGTAGTCATCAGTGGTTCCATGTTTGTGTGATCATTGCTGCTTTTTGTCATTTTCACGGCGTATGCATAGCTTATGATTATTTTCATGAGAGGCGTGGTTGTGGAGAAATGTAA